A part of Fimbriiglobus ruber genomic DNA contains:
- a CDS encoding FAD-dependent monooxygenase → MEKPVDVVVVGAGPVGMLTAIELTLGGVRVLVLERLAEPSIVAKALGIGPLGIEALQRRGMGAAIAAAEERIFAVMKKATEQNGPSARGQGSKFSGHFGGLTLIRKDAQREPDRCGRPVDQQAVEAMLAERSISLGIEVHRECDVTNFVHQKDGVDVEWTSPTGDGRIRCPYLVGCDGGRSPIRKMAGFAFPGTDSTMTMYNTVVEIDHPRRLLPSGWRRTSGGVFSYGFLPNRLVMLDFSGPPEDRLAPVTREEIEAVLRRVSGEDVRVTSLENGSRWTDNTRLVDTYRRGRVLLAGDAAHVHSPFGGQGMSLGLTDAANLGWKLAAVIRGEMPESLLDTYTAERRPVAEAVMANTLAQAAIMRPDPQSGAMRDLLAKLLDFDDVNRFIGETMTGLSTRYDFSSERDDVGRLIGDRPISQGDGKGSLYDLMQDGMGVLLDASEGKASRLVAATTQRIRCVAVDTGPTMLIRPDACVAWAGEENSTDGLEEALRRWFNPALDDGSLVRSEQ, encoded by the coding sequence ATGGAAAAGCCCGTTGATGTCGTGGTGGTGGGAGCCGGACCGGTCGGAATGCTGACCGCCATCGAGCTGACTTTGGGCGGGGTGCGCGTCCTCGTGCTGGAGCGGCTGGCAGAGCCGAGCATAGTCGCGAAGGCATTGGGGATCGGGCCGCTTGGAATCGAAGCATTACAGCGACGCGGGATGGGCGCGGCCATCGCCGCCGCGGAGGAGCGCATCTTCGCGGTGATGAAAAAGGCCACTGAGCAGAACGGACCATCCGCGCGTGGTCAAGGCTCCAAGTTCAGCGGCCATTTCGGCGGCCTGACGCTGATCCGAAAGGACGCGCAGAGAGAGCCGGACCGGTGTGGCCGCCCGGTGGACCAGCAGGCCGTCGAAGCCATGCTGGCCGAACGCTCGATTTCCCTGGGGATCGAGGTTCATCGCGAGTGTGACGTCACCAATTTCGTTCACCAGAAAGATGGCGTCGACGTCGAGTGGACGTCGCCGACAGGCGATGGCCGCATCCGCTGCCCCTACCTTGTTGGTTGCGACGGCGGGCGCAGCCCCATCCGGAAAATGGCCGGCTTCGCGTTCCCTGGCACAGATTCAACCATGACGATGTACAACACCGTCGTCGAGATCGACCATCCGCGGCGGCTGTTGCCCAGTGGCTGGCGTCGCACATCCGGTGGCGTGTTCTCCTATGGGTTTCTTCCCAATCGGTTGGTCATGCTGGACTTCAGCGGTCCGCCGGAAGATCGGCTGGCGCCGGTCACACGCGAGGAGATCGAAGCCGTGCTGCGCCGTGTGAGCGGCGAGGACGTTCGCGTGACATCGCTCGAAAACGGCAGCCGATGGACGGACAATACGCGGCTTGTCGATACCTACCGCCGAGGCAGAGTGCTGCTCGCCGGGGATGCGGCGCACGTCCATTCGCCGTTCGGTGGTCAGGGCATGAGCCTCGGGCTCACGGACGCTGCGAACCTCGGCTGGAAGCTCGCCGCAGTCATTCGCGGCGAGATGCCCGAAAGCCTGCTCGACACCTACACGGCCGAGCGGCGACCCGTCGCCGAAGCCGTGATGGCAAACACCCTCGCCCAGGCCGCCATCATGCGGCCCGACCCACAATCAGGCGCGATGCGAGACCTCCTGGCGAAGCTGCTGGATTTCGACGACGTTAACCGCTTCATCGGCGAGACGATGACCGGCCTTTCCACCCGTTACGATTTTTCTTCGGAACGGGACGACGTCGGACGGCTGATCGGCGATAGGCCGATCAGCCAGGGAGATGGCAAAGGTTCCCTCTACGACCTCATGCAGGATGGTATGGGCGTTCTTCTGGACGCCTCCGAGGGCAAGGCTTCCAGGCTCGTTGCGGCCACCACGCAGCGGATCCGTTGCGTCGCCGTCGATACAGGGCCTACGATGCTGATCCGTCCCGATGCCTGCGTTGCTTGGGCCGGTGAGGAGAACAGCACAGACGGATTGGAGGAAGCGCTCCGCCGCTGGTTCAACCCAGCACTTGATGACGGCTCTTTGGTGCGATCCGAACAGTGA